In one Rutidosis leptorrhynchoides isolate AG116_Rl617_1_P2 chromosome 8, CSIRO_AGI_Rlap_v1, whole genome shotgun sequence genomic region, the following are encoded:
- the LOC139862711 gene encoding large ribosomal subunit protein eL29z-like, translating to MAKSKNHTAHNQSHKAHRNGIKKPRKHRHTSTKGMDPKFLRNQRYARKHNKQGGESAVEE from the exons ATGGCGAAATCGAAGAATCACACAGCGCATAATCAGTCACACAAGGCTCACAGGAATGGTATCAAGAAACCTAGGAAGCACAGACACACTTCCACCAAAGGA ATGGACCCCAAGTTCTTGAGGAACCAGAGGTATGCTAGGAAGCACAACAAGCAAGGTGGTGAATCTGCTGTTGAAGAATAG
- the LOC139862028 gene encoding F-box/LRR-repeat protein At3g48880-like, with protein sequence MEEEDTNKWEDPNNNDILVNVFNKFDIFELTSGLGHICPSWRNAVCDPYLWRTLDLSLFKSNYTYINNKPHVYVAKSSDKQLTKLLKISLNLSRQCVTTLIFHYYSYVNDAQLTYIAERSPNLKRLVLPSWDRITVTGIRNSITMWKDLESLAIATVPNPTYLMKQISINCKKFSQLKIIGPCDIAFVKTLIRCVPNLKVLSLRCSRLHMDALLLILNRLDNLQVLNIAHCYIVEGPTAPSTSSLKVVEKLDDEIMEKGSRLRNFITCRDDMCTECQRTKADKGIMRWCRIEQGLWKEDEVKSLAV encoded by the exons ATGGAAGAGGAGGATACCAATAAGTGGGAGGATCCAAATAATAACGACATCCTGGTGAATGTATTTAACAAGTTTGACATATTTGAGTTGACTTCTGGTTTGGGTCATATCTGTCCCTCATGGCGTAATGCTGTTTGTGATCCATATTTATGGAGAACACTTGATTTATCATTGTTTAAATCCAACTACACATATATCAATAACAAACCTCATGTGTACGTGGCTAAATCATCTGATAAACAACTCACAAAACTTCTCAAGATTTCTCTGAATCTCAGCCGTCAATGCGTTACAACTTTGATTTTCCATTACTATTCGTATGTCAATGATGCTCAGTTAACATACATTGCtgaaag GAGCCCAAATCTGAAACGCTTGGTGTTACCTTCATGGGACCGAATAACTGTAACGGGGATACGCAACTCTATTACGATGTGGAAGGATCTTGAATCTCTTGCTATTGCAACCGTACCAAATCCAACATATCTCATGAAACAAATCTCCATAAACTGCAAGAAATTTTCTCAACTTAAAATTATTGGCCCGTGTGACATCGCATTCGTGAAGACGCTCATACGCTGTGTTCCTAACCTCAAAGTTTTAAGCCTTCGTTGTTCGAGACTACACATGGATGCATTGCTACTTATTCTAAATCGCTTAGATAATCTACAGGTGCTAAACATAGCTCATTGCTATATTGTAGAAGGTCCTACAGCTCCTAGTACTAGTAGCTTAAAAGTGGTCGAAAAGCTTGATGATGAGATTATGGAGAAGGGTTCTCGTTTGCGTAACTTCATCACATGCAGGGATGATATGTGCACTGAGTGTCAGAGAACAAAGGCCGATAAAGGAATTATGAGGTGGTGCAGGATTGAACAAGGTTTGTGGAAGGAGGATGAGGTAAAGTCTCTTGCAGTTTGA